A single genomic interval of Hoplias malabaricus isolate fHopMal1 chromosome 7, fHopMal1.hap1, whole genome shotgun sequence harbors:
- the chst14 gene encoding carbohydrate sulfotransferase 14 yields the protein MAGTPRARGPDSGLSVRLKRRRERSCGGVCDSRSVLPSVLTFAVIVASGGLLLLIEKGLLNGVDTPPPRANNNRPQPLYYGHQRETTEDVESQILQEIRNRTIKAMCGQRNTAGTVWTLSPLQRKTLLQHILVNDEHRFLYCYVPKVACSNWKRVLKVLSGAISHVDIKGKMDHHADLLFLSDFSPEEIRHRLRHYFKFMFVREPMARLLSAYRNKFGEIEAYQRKYGAEIVRRYRKGRAKDGRMIAGDDVTFAEFVRYLLDEDPERMNEHWMPMHNLCQPCAIGYDFIGSYERLENDAAYVLKRIQAPPHVHFPERQTWYKPVTKETLHYYLCSVPQKLLRELLPKYILDFSLFGYPLPNITTEYCRH from the exons ATGGCGGGGACTCCGCGGGCTCGCGGTCCGGACAGCGGGCTGAGTGTGAGGCTTAAGCGGCGACGCGAGCGGAGCTGCGGCGGTGTATGCGATAGCCGCTCCGTTCTGCCTTCAGTGCTCACGTTCGCCGTGATCGTGGCGTCCGGCGGCCTGCTACTGCTCATAGAGAAAGGCCTCCTGAACGGAGTGGACACACCGCCGCCCCGCGCCAACAATAACAGACCCCAGCCTCTTTACTATGGACACCAACGCGAGACCACCGAGGACGTGGAGTCACAG ATTTTGCAGGAGATCCGTAACCGCACCATAAAGGCCATGTGTGGTCAGAGGAACACAGCGGGCACTGTGTGGACCCTCAGCCCCCTGCAGAGGAAGACCCTGTTGCAACACATTCTCGTAAATGATGAGCACCGCTTTCTCTACTGCTACGTGCCCAAGGTGGCCTGCTCCAACTGGAAACGGGTGCTGAAGGTCTTGAGTGGCGCCATATCACACGTGGACATCAAGGGAAAGATGGACCACCATGCAGaccttctcttcctctctgatTTCTCTCCAGAAGAAATCCGCCACCGGCTGCGCCATTACTTCAAGTTCATGTTTGTGCGTGAGCCCATGGCACGCCTACTTTCAGCATACCGCAACAAGTTTGGTGAGATTGAAGCGTATCAGCGCAAGTATGGAGCTGAGATTGTGCGAAGGTACCGCAAAGGACGCGCAAAGGATGGGAGGATGATAGCAGGAGACGACGTGACATTTGCTGAGTTTGTGCGCTACCTGCTGGACGAGGACCCCGAGCGCATGAACGAGCACTGGATGCCCATGCACAACCTCTGCCAGCCCTGTGCCATAGGGTACGACTTCATTGGCTCGTACGAGAGGCTGGAGAACGATGCTGCGTATGTTCTAAAGCGCATACAGGCGCCACCACATGTGCACTTCCCTGAACGGCAAACATGGTATAAGCCTGTTACCAAAGAAACCCTGCATTACTACTTATGCAGTGTGCCTCAGAAACTACTAAGAGAACTTTTACCAAAGTACATCCTAGACTTCTCGCTCTTCGGATACCCACTACCCAACATAACCACTGAGTACTGTCGACACTAG